The genomic window GTGTCATGTGTCGTTTTCCTCCAGGCGTTTGAACGAAATCACCACGCGGGGGGTGGTGTTGGCGTCGGGCGGCTCAATCAGGGTGAACTTGACGTAAGCCGCGCCGGCGGGGGTGTCGCAGTGATAGACGTCCTGCCAGATCCGATGGTCCGCGTGGGTGGTCATCGACTTGTAGCAATCTGAGCGCTCCAGCGCCGCGATGGCCGCCAGGGCTTCGTCGGTGGTCAGCTTCATTTCTTCCACGCCCTTGCGGGCGCTACCGGTGAAGCAGCCCACCCCGTGGATGGCCACAACTTCTTTGACCTTGGCCAGGGGGTAATGCGCGGACTTTTTTTCCATGTCTCGGGTTCCATTCTACCCTTAAAGGGTAACGCGGCAAGAGGGGTTGACAGTCAAGTCTAGACTGCTAGGTTCAAAGGGGCCGGGGGTGCTCCAACCTCCCTCCCCCGGCTTCCTTGGTGGGTATGTCGTTGCGTTGCAGTAGTAGGAGAGCCCCGCCCCTGGCGGGGTTTTCTCTTTGGGCCGGCAGGACGCCGGCTTTCCCCGACCTGGCCCGCGTCGTGCGGGCCCGTCTTTCCAGCCAAGCGGGTAGGGGCCGGCCCCTACCGCGCCTTTTCTTCAACCACCAGCGTCTGGTCTCTGGCCTCCAGCTGGGCCAGGGCCCAATCCATCAACGCGACCATGGCCGGGCCAGGGGCGCCGTTCACGCTGTTTTTGACGCGCTCGGAGAGCTCGACCGGGAGCAGGAAAAACGCCTGTTTTGAGTAGGTCACCCCGTCGCGTTCGCGGGGGATGGCTGCCCGCATGACCACCCGCGTGCCGTCCACGGCCGGCTGGGTGCGGTGTTCAAAGAGGGGAGAGGGCGTAGGCATTAGGGCGGTTCAAGTCTGGACTAGAAGCCCAAAAGCATACTGCACCGGGCAACCAAGCCCCCGCTGCGCTAGGGGGCTTGACTATATTATATTATATGATATTATGTAGTTGACGGTGGAGGAAACCCCACCCAAGGACCACTCTTTTTTTCACTCCATCGGTCCAGTCTAGACTGGACTGGACTAGACCAAAGGAAAGCCGCTATGAACCGTATCGCTCTGACCATCGCCACCCTCCTGTTTGCCACCGTCGCCCAGGCCGCCGATTACGGCCCGGTTGAGAAGGTGAAGATTCCGGGCGTGGGCCCGGTGGACTACCAGCACGTTCTGACTGAGACCAGCCAGCCGGGCGAAACCATGGACGCTTTCGCGGCTCGCCTGTCGCCGCGCCTGCGGGCTTTCAGCGATGAAACCGGCTTCGAGGCCTGCGGCGTGATTGCCACCGACGGGGAGCGCTTCGGCGCTGTCATCGGCTCCAACCGTTCGCACATCGCTTGTGCCAATTTCAGCTCCAAGGTGCCGGAGGGTATGCGTCCCACCCTCCAGACGATCCACAGCCACGGCAAAGAGCGCGGCTTCAACGCGAACCGCAACGACCTGGCGCTCAACGGTCAGGTGTTCGCTGGCCACCGCGGCCTGCGCGGTGTGGCAGGTCAGAACCTGCGCGAGTTCTCGGAGATGGACTACGACGGCGGCGCGGGCTACCTGGCCACGCCGGAAGGCACCAAGCACCAGGCCGGGCATGGCACCGTTCGCACGGTCCACGCCCACTAAACCGGTGGGCCGACGCCGTTAGGGCGTCGGCAGCACGTCGCCGGGGAACTGCGGGTAGGGCGTTCCAGGCGTATCCCACGACAGGGCGCAAGGATTGCCCGGCAGAACCGGCTTCCACGGGCCTCCACCGGGGAAATCCCGATACCAGGCCGTGTAACCGCCAATCGGCGCGTGCGAGACCAGCAACTGGTATTGGACTTCATACGAGCGCACGCACTTGGTCCCGGCAAAGCCGGCGACATAGCCCAAGCCGTCGTGCCACCAGCCCACGTTGCCCACCACGGCGGTGGCGCAGGTGCTGGAGGTGGTGGCCCAGCCGGTCACCGGCGTCCATTCACTCCAGGCTGACCAATCGCCCCACGAATAAGCACCCGTCGGCGCCGGGCAGTAAGCCGTGCGCGTCTGGGTCCGCTGTTCGTTGCGGGTCTGGGTAATGCCGCCGACCTGACCGACCGGACAGCCCAAGGTCTGAGTGGCCACGCGGTTCTCCACGTTCGTCTGCGTGCTGGGGTTGGGCAGGGCGCACGCCGGCGCCGGCGGCGGTGCCGGGGTGGCGCAGGTGTTGGACGTGGTGGTCCAACCGCCGGTCGCCGTCCAGGCACTCCAAGCACTCCAGTTGCCCCAGGTGTAGGAACCAGTCGGAGCCGGGCACGTGGCCGTGCGCGTCTGCGTGCGTTGTTCCGGCCGGCTCTGGATGATCGAACCAGACTGACCAGCCGGGCAACCCAGGGTCTGGGTGGCCACACGGTTCTCCACGTTGGTTTGCGTGCTTGGGTTGGGCAGGGTGCAGTTGGTGGCGCAGGTGTTGGACGTGGTGGTCCAAGCCGTCACACCCGTCCATGCGGACCAGCTTCCCCAGCTTCCCCAGGTGTAGGAACCGGTCGCGGCCGGGCAGGTTGCGGTGCGCGTCTGGGTGCGCTGCTCGGTGCGCGTCTGGGTGATGGCTCCCGATTGGCCCGAGGGGCAAGCCAGGGTCTGGGTGCCGGTGCGGTTTTCAGTGTTGGTCTGCGTGCTCGGGTTGGGCAGGG from Stenotrophomonas sp. Marseille-Q4652 includes these protein-coding regions:
- a CDS encoding type II toxin-antitoxin system MqsR family toxin — protein: MEKKSAHYPLAKVKEVVAIHGVGCFTGSARKGVEEMKLTTDEALAAIAALERSDCYKSMTTHADHRIWQDVYHCDTPAGAAYVKFTLIEPPDANTTPRVVISFKRLEENDT